Proteins encoded in a region of the Streptococcus sanguinis genome:
- a CDS encoding VOC family protein: MNLNQLDIIVSNVLQVCADLERILDKEADYVDDSFAQFTIGSHCLMLSQNHLIPLNNFQSGIILHIEVEDVEQNYQRLKEFDAEILHGPAVTDWGTESLLVKGPAGLVIDFYRMK, from the coding sequence ATGAATTTAAATCAATTAGATATTATTGTTTCAAATGTTCTACAAGTCTGTGCTGACTTGGAGCGTATTTTGGATAAAGAGGCCGATTATGTTGATGACAGTTTTGCTCAGTTTACGATTGGCAGTCATTGTCTTATGTTGTCCCAAAATCACCTGATTCCTTTGAACAATTTTCAGTCAGGAATCATTCTTCATATCGAGGTTGAGGATGTAGAGCAGAACTATCAACGGTTGAAAGAGTTTGATGCCGAGATTTTACACGGTCCTGCTGTAACCGATTGGGGAACAGAATCTTTGCTAGTTAAAGGACCTGCTGGTCTAGTCATTGATTTTTATCGAATGAAATAG
- the spxB gene encoding pyruvate oxidase, which yields MTQGKITASAAMLNVLKTWGVDTIYGIPSGTLSSLMDALAEDKDIRFLQVRHEETGALAAVMQAKFGGSIGVAVGSGGPGATHLINGVYDAAMDNTPFLAILGSRPVNELNMDAFQELNQNPMYNGIAVYNKRVAYAEQLPKVIDEACRAAVSKKGPAVVEIPVNFGFQEIDENSYYGSGSYERSFIAPALNEVEIDKAVEILNKAERPVIYAGFGGVKAGEVITELSRKIKAPIITTGKNFEAFEWNYEGLTGSAYRVGWKPANEVVFEADTVLFLGSNFPFAEVYEAFKNTEKFIQVDIDPYKLGKRHALDASILGDAGQAAQAILDKVDAVESTPWWRANVKNNQNWRDYMNKLEGKTEGELQLYQVYNAVNKYADQDAIYSIDVGNTTQTSTRHLHMTPKNMWRTSPLFATMGIALPGGIAAKKDNPDRQVWNIMGDGAFNMCYPDVITNVQYDLPVINLVFSNAEYGFIKNKYEDTNKHLFGVDFTNADYAKIAEAQGAVGFTVDRIEDIDAVVAEAVKLNKEGKTVVIDARITQHRPLPVEVLELDPKLHSEEAIKAFKEKYEAEELVPFRLFLEEEGLQSRAIK from the coding sequence ATGACTCAAGGAAAAATTACTGCATCTGCAGCAATGCTCAACGTATTGAAAACATGGGGCGTAGACACAATCTACGGTATCCCATCAGGAACACTTAGCTCACTTATGGATGCTTTAGCTGAAGACAAAGATATCCGCTTCTTGCAAGTTCGCCACGAAGAAACTGGTGCTCTTGCTGCGGTGATGCAAGCTAAATTCGGCGGCTCAATCGGGGTTGCAGTTGGTTCAGGTGGTCCTGGTGCGACTCACTTGATTAACGGTGTTTACGATGCAGCTATGGATAACACTCCATTCCTTGCTATCCTTGGATCACGTCCAGTCAACGAACTCAACATGGATGCCTTCCAAGAGCTCAACCAAAACCCAATGTACAACGGTATCGCTGTATACAACAAACGTGTAGCTTACGCTGAGCAATTGCCAAAAGTGATTGACGAAGCTTGCCGTGCTGCAGTTTCTAAAAAAGGTCCAGCTGTTGTTGAAATCCCAGTAAACTTCGGTTTCCAAGAAATCGACGAAAACTCATACTACGGATCAGGTTCTTATGAGCGTTCATTCATCGCTCCTGCTTTGAACGAAGTTGAAATCGACAAAGCTGTTGAAATTTTGAACAAGGCTGAGCGCCCAGTTATCTACGCTGGATTTGGCGGCGTTAAAGCGGGTGAAGTGATTACGGAATTGTCACGTAAAATCAAAGCACCAATCATCACAACTGGTAAAAACTTTGAAGCTTTCGAGTGGAACTATGAAGGTTTGACAGGTTCTGCTTACCGTGTTGGTTGGAAACCAGCCAACGAAGTGGTCTTCGAAGCAGACACAGTTCTTTTCCTTGGCTCAAACTTCCCATTTGCTGAAGTTTACGAAGCCTTCAAGAATACTGAAAAATTCATCCAAGTGGATATCGACCCTTACAAACTTGGTAAACGCCATGCCCTTGACGCTTCTATCCTTGGTGATGCAGGTCAAGCAGCACAAGCTATCCTTGACAAGGTAGATGCTGTTGAGTCTACTCCATGGTGGCGTGCAAACGTTAAGAACAACCAAAACTGGCGCGATTACATGAACAAACTCGAAGGTAAAACTGAGGGTGAATTGCAATTGTACCAAGTTTACAATGCAGTTAACAAATACGCTGATCAAGACGCTATCTACTCAATCGACGTAGGTAACACAACTCAAACATCTACTCGTCACCTTCACATGACTCCTAAGAACATGTGGCGTACATCTCCACTCTTTGCGACAATGGGTATCGCTCTTCCTGGTGGTATTGCTGCTAAGAAAGACAACCCAGACCGCCAAGTATGGAACATCATGGGTGACGGAGCATTCAACATGTGCTACCCAGACGTCATTACAAACGTTCAATATGACCTTCCAGTTATCAACCTTGTCTTCTCAAATGCTGAGTACGGCTTTATCAAGAACAAATACGAAGACACAAACAAACACTTGTTTGGTGTAGACTTCACAAACGCTGATTACGCGAAAATCGCTGAAGCTCAAGGCGCTGTTGGATTTACAGTAGACCGCATCGAAGACATCGACGCAGTCGTTGCAGAAGCTGTGAAACTCAACAAAGAAGGCAAGACAGTTGTCATCGATGCCCGCATCACGCAACATCGTCCACTTCCAGTAGAAGTACTTGAACTCGATCCAAAACTTCACTCAGAAGAAGCAATCAAAGCCTTCAAGGAAAAATACGAAGCAGAAGAACTCGTACCATTCCGCCTCTTCTTGGAAGAAGAAGGGTTGCAATCACGCGCAATCAAATAA
- a CDS encoding SGNH/GDSL hydrolase family protein: protein MAVQLLEEWLLKEQAKLQQNYRELNQLSVKEPDIIFIGDSIVEYYPLQELLQTDKRLVNRGIRGYKTDLLLEHLDAHLFGQALDKVFILIGTNDIGKEISQTETLANLEAVIQEISRDYPLAQIRLLSVLPVNEAPGYKSTVYVRSNEKIQALNQAYRQLSNAYMNVQFIDLYDAFLNEEGQLRPDYTTDGLHLTIAGYAALSKVLQEYL from the coding sequence ATGGCAGTACAATTATTAGAAGAATGGCTTCTCAAGGAGCAGGCAAAATTGCAGCAAAACTACAGAGAGCTTAATCAACTCTCCGTCAAGGAGCCAGACATCATCTTTATCGGAGACTCCATTGTAGAATACTATCCGCTCCAGGAGCTCTTACAGACGGATAAAAGACTGGTCAACCGCGGTATTCGGGGTTATAAGACTGATTTACTTTTAGAGCATTTGGATGCCCATCTCTTTGGGCAGGCACTGGATAAGGTCTTTATTCTGATAGGTACCAACGACATTGGAAAGGAGATTTCTCAGACAGAAACGTTGGCTAATTTAGAAGCCGTTATTCAGGAGATTTCTCGTGATTATCCTCTGGCTCAGATCCGTTTGCTGTCGGTCCTGCCGGTCAATGAAGCTCCAGGCTATAAGAGCACGGTCTATGTCCGTAGCAATGAAAAGATTCAGGCCCTCAATCAAGCCTATCGTCAGCTGTCTAACGCCTACATGAATGTCCAATTTATCGATCTCTACGATGCTTTTCTGAACGAGGAAGGTCAGCTGCGCCCAGATTACACAACAGACGGCCTCCATCTGACCATTGCTGGCTATGCAGCCCTGTCCAAGGTTTTGCAGGAATATTTGTAG
- a CDS encoding Cof-type HAD-IIB family hydrolase, whose product MLKIEMDKKMTVKMIATDMDGTLLDGQGQLDLPRLTTILDELDKRNIRFVVATGNEIPRMRLLLGDLVERMTLVVANGARIFEKNQLSMSSFWEAGLIRDALAYFSGRERELQLVVTSERGGFVQEGTEFPLIEKVMTKEMAQLFYKRMNFVPSLQDYPFDKVLKMSMMVEEAAAVEHARLINQHFAGRLSAVASGYGAIDILQDGMHKAWGLQQLMAKWQIQSSEIMAFGDSENDIEMLELAGISYAMENGDERVKKTADYLAPANTEAGVLQVIEQYLEEEKG is encoded by the coding sequence ATGCTAAAAATAGAAATGGATAAAAAGATGACTGTAAAGATGATAGCGACAGATATGGATGGAACCTTGCTGGACGGACAGGGACAGCTGGATTTGCCGCGTCTGACTACTATTTTAGATGAGCTAGATAAGAGAAACATTCGCTTTGTGGTGGCTACTGGTAATGAAATTCCACGGATGCGTCTGCTATTGGGAGATTTGGTAGAACGAATGACTTTGGTAGTCGCCAACGGAGCTAGGATTTTTGAAAAGAACCAGCTAAGCATGAGCAGCTTCTGGGAAGCCGGATTGATAAGGGATGCGCTGGCTTATTTTTCCGGTCGTGAAAGGGAGCTTCAGCTGGTTGTGACCTCTGAAAGAGGCGGCTTTGTTCAGGAGGGAACAGAGTTTCCCTTGATTGAAAAAGTCATGACTAAGGAAATGGCCCAGCTTTTTTATAAGCGGATGAATTTTGTGCCTAGCCTTCAGGATTATCCCTTTGACAAGGTCTTGAAAATGAGTATGATGGTGGAAGAAGCTGCAGCAGTAGAGCATGCTCGTCTGATTAATCAGCATTTTGCAGGACGATTGAGCGCAGTTGCCAGTGGTTACGGAGCCATTGACATCCTCCAAGATGGGATGCACAAGGCTTGGGGCTTGCAGCAGCTGATGGCTAAGTGGCAGATTCAAAGCTCGGAAATCATGGCTTTTGGCGATAGTGAAAATGACATAGAAATGCTTGAATTAGCTGGTATTTCTTACGCTATGGAAAATGGTGATGAGCGGGTCAAAAAGACAGCGGACTACCTAGCGCCAGCAAATACAGAAGCTGGGGTTCTACAGGTGATTGAGCAATACTTAGAAGAGGAAAAAGGATAA
- a CDS encoding MutS-related protein, which yields MSQFILVLPGFLAVLVLVIVSAIRRKLRFKKRLATAWGSRERVDCRPDSESSLYESFLLDEEAGTYDSLVDDQTWGDLDFFDIFQDIDTAAQSSLGSEYLYSKLRMLHFEADQEFDDLQSYLAQHPEVRSQLQLLFSEIGKKNHNQAKKLIYKPAQANHRRSLYLFLASIPLLSPFLYFINPSLGYIVLIISMAFNIVYSMATRWSLEMKLDSMSYLVRIFYIGKKIARLPLPQQAALKEALASFSRIKLFGEVFRPQSGASELEIFYLYLNSVLLIPQLAQAYISNRLVKANQQARQVLEILGRLEAAIAVLNYKESLPIYAKPSFTSSSGMKGKGLYHPLLERPVSNDLDFSKNMMISGDNASGKSTYLRIAAINAILAQGLGFACAEKMTLQHGHVLSSMDVTDDIGSGDSYFIAESRAIERMIDSLEEEGLHYFFIDELFKGTNTVERIGAGLAIIDWLAQKPCLYMISSHDVELVAASGQLNAQYHFDSQYIAGEIVFDYKIKKGSALTKNAVNTLESLNYPEEITDTAREIITAYEASGNWSLLEKVQSKPDAKNRNG from the coding sequence ATGTCACAATTTATCTTGGTATTACCGGGCTTTTTGGCGGTACTGGTGCTTGTCATAGTCTCTGCCATTCGGAGAAAGCTTCGTTTTAAGAAACGTTTAGCTACTGCTTGGGGAAGTCGTGAACGGGTGGATTGCCGGCCAGACAGTGAGTCCAGTCTATATGAGTCCTTTTTATTAGACGAAGAAGCTGGAACCTATGATAGTTTGGTGGACGACCAGACTTGGGGAGACTTGGACTTTTTTGATATTTTTCAGGATATTGATACAGCAGCTCAATCCAGTCTAGGTTCAGAGTACCTTTACAGCAAACTCCGCATGCTACATTTCGAGGCAGATCAGGAATTTGATGATTTGCAGTCCTATTTGGCTCAGCATCCAGAGGTGCGCAGTCAGCTGCAGCTACTTTTTTCTGAGATTGGCAAGAAAAATCACAATCAAGCAAAGAAACTGATCTATAAACCAGCTCAAGCTAATCACAGGAGAAGTTTATACCTATTTTTGGCTTCGATTCCGCTACTTTCTCCTTTCCTCTATTTTATCAATCCAAGTCTGGGATACATAGTTCTCATCATCAGCATGGCCTTTAATATTGTTTACTCCATGGCCACGCGCTGGTCTCTCGAGATGAAGTTGGACAGCATGAGCTATCTGGTACGGATCTTCTATATTGGTAAAAAGATTGCCCGCCTGCCCTTGCCCCAGCAAGCTGCCCTGAAAGAAGCGTTGGCTTCTTTCAGCCGAATAAAGCTTTTTGGAGAAGTCTTTCGGCCCCAGTCGGGTGCCTCTGAGCTGGAGATTTTCTATCTTTATCTCAACTCCGTCTTGCTGATACCTCAGTTGGCTCAGGCCTATATCTCCAATCGTCTGGTCAAGGCCAATCAACAGGCTAGGCAAGTGCTGGAGATTCTAGGTCGCTTAGAGGCAGCGATTGCTGTACTTAACTACAAGGAAAGCCTGCCAATTTATGCGAAACCTAGTTTTACAAGCTCATCTGGAATGAAGGGCAAGGGTCTCTATCACCCACTCTTAGAGCGACCTGTCAGCAATGATTTGGACTTTTCTAAGAATATGATGATTAGTGGTGATAATGCTTCTGGAAAATCGACTTACCTGAGAATAGCAGCTATCAATGCTATCTTGGCTCAGGGGTTAGGCTTTGCCTGCGCAGAGAAGATGACCTTGCAGCATGGTCATGTCTTGAGCTCAATGGATGTGACCGATGACATCGGCTCTGGGGATAGTTACTTTATCGCTGAGAGCAGGGCTATTGAGCGCATGATAGATTCCTTGGAAGAAGAGGGCTTGCACTACTTTTTCATCGATGAGCTTTTTAAAGGAACCAATACTGTTGAGCGGATAGGTGCAGGGCTAGCAATCATTGATTGGCTAGCTCAGAAACCCTGTCTTTACATGATTTCGAGCCATGATGTGGAATTGGTAGCAGCCTCTGGTCAGCTCAATGCTCAATATCACTTTGACAGTCAATATATAGCAGGAGAGATTGTCTTTGACTATAAGATTAAGAAAGGCAGCGCTTTGACCAAGAATGCGGTTAATACACTAGAGAGCCTGAACTATCCAGAAGAGATTACGGATACAGCTAGGGAGATAATCACCGCCTACGAAGCCAGTGGTAACTGGAGTTTGCTGGAAAAGGTACAATCTAAGCCAGATGCTAAAAATAGAAATGGATAA